GCAACGGAGGTTCCGATGGTGTTGGTGGCGGTCTGCTTGACATAGTACACTCCGGTCTCGGAGTAAGTGTGGTCGACGATCTTCCCGGCGGCGGTGGATCCGTCGCCGAAGTCCCATTCGACGGTATCTGCCGTGTCGTTGCAGTCGGACGGCGCGTAGATGAAACGGCAGGTCATCGAATAGAATGTTCCTTTGTCTTCATAGTCATCCGGCGTCTCCGCAGAGGAGAAGCCCGCAAGGGCTACGATAGCGACCCCGATCAGGGCCAATACGGCGATGGCCGCAGTAGATCTTTTTGCAAATTCATTCATTTCAAACCTCGTAGATTATGCTCCCGTTGGACGGGGAGTTGGTCGGTGCGAGCTTAGAGACAACGTTGAAGGTGACAGTGAGGTCAGAGGTCTCTCCGTAGCTCGAAGTGCAGGTCAGAGAAATGGTCTTGGAACCGACAGAGGAAACAATGCCGGTCACTTTGCCGGTGGAGGTGTTGAGGGAGAGTCCCTCGGGGAGAGTAGTGCCGCTCTTGACGGACCAGGTCATGGTGCCCATGCCGGTAGCGGTGGGAGTGAAATCAACGGCAGATCCGACGACGACATTGCTCTGAGAACCGGAAGTCGTCAGGGAAGCCAAAACGTTGAAAACGATGTAAATGTAGGCAGTCTGGGAGGGTTTGGAGGAGGTCGCCTTGAGTACGATGTGATACTGGTCCCCAGCCGCTGCATTAGAAGGGATGTTGACGATCAGTGTGCCGGAGCTCATGGATGCGATGTTAACGGAAGATCCGGAAAGGGATCCCTGTTTCTGCACCTCGACTACGGTAGTTACTGAGAGATCGGAAGGATAGGTCGGTTTGTACGTGAACCTCATTCCGGGCGCGATATTGATGTCCGTGGAGGTTCCATAAGTCGGATCGGTAGCTGCATCGGAGTCGTCAGAGGAGACGAAGAATGCAACTGCAGCAACCGATAGAATCAGAACCGCGAAGATTGCTGTGCGTTTGTATTTCATGCTGTGAACTCCGCCGGCGTCCGGCAGAGCGGCAACGTCGACGGGACGATATTCGTGTAATATCTAATAAACGGCCAGTTGGACGAAGGCGCCCTGTTAACCAGTTAACTCCTTGTTAACTCCTTGTTAACTGGTTCTTCTTCGGCGGAAAAAGCTCCATCCAGATTGGTTCAATAACCGAATGAAGGGTGTTGAACAATTAACAGATTAACAAGAAGAAGAATGATTATACTGGCTTCGTAACGGTGGATCCGCTGAAAATCAATAGCGATTTTATTGAGTCTCGAAAAAAGACTGCTGGATAGAGTGGATGGCGTGGAGGGAGGGATTCGAACCCCCGAGCTCATAGAGCACCAGATTAGCAGTCTGGCGCCTTACCAGGCTGGGCCACCCCCACGGGCAGTCTGCCATATCATCTGATTCTATTAAAAATGTGGGAATGGGGCCCCTGGGCCGGGAGTGCGGGCAATCTCGGCGGAGGGCGATCTTCCGAGATCGTATTGTACAGTCATGAGCTGTGTTCAGAGGCCCCCATTATTCATCTATCCCTATTATTATAAAATAAGGAAAAACGGAGGTTTTTGGATACATGTCCAGATGCTCTTCCGTACACTTGTCCCAACCATTATATACTACATATGAATCAAGGGATTCACACGATGCAACCGCAGCACCCCTTGATGAGGTCGCTGTGACACTGCAACGGGCGTCTCGGATGCGAAAAACATCCGGGATGAAAAGATATATATACTGCCCTCGGATAAGGGGGGAGTACGCAGGACACAACTCCTATGGTGTGTCCGCAAATATGGAGAGCCAAGATCTCCGGCCCGCTGGGACGTGTTCTCTTGAGCTCTGACGTTCGATGCTACGAATGTCTCGTGAAACGGACATTTGTAAACAACACATAGTGTGCCGTCACGGGACATAGGTGAAACGTGGTAAACTGCCAGTTTCAGTTTCATCATCTTAAGATGACGTTGTCAATCAATAAGATTTGACTCCGGTTGATCCTGCCGGCGGCCACCGCTATTGGAATTCGATTAAGACATGCGAGTCTAGAGAGCAATCTCGGCGGACTGCTCAGTAACACGTGGACAACGTGCCCTACAGTGGAGCATAATCTCGGGAAACTGAGGATAATTCTCCATAGGCCATAGAATCTGGAATGATTTATGGCTCAAAGTTCCGGCGCTGTAGGATCGGTCTGCGGCCTATCAGGTAGTAGTGGGTGTAACGTACCCCCTAGCCGATTACGGGTATGGGCCTTGAGAGAGGGAGCCCAGAGTTGGATTCTGAGACACGAATCCAGGCCCTACGGGGCGCAGCAGTCGCGAAAACTTCACAATGGGCGAAAGCCCGATGAGGGAATT
This is a stretch of genomic DNA from Thermoplasmatales archaeon BRNA1. It encodes these proteins:
- a CDS encoding putative Ig domain protein, which produces MKYKRTAIFAVLILSVAAVAFFVSSDDSDAATDPTYGTSTDINIAPGMRFTYKPTYPSDLSVTTVVEVQKQGSLSGSSVNIASMSSGTLIVNIPSNAAAGDQYHIVLKATSSKPSQTAYIYIVFNVLASLTTSGSQSNVVVGSAVDFTPTATGMGTMTWSVKSGTTLPEGLSLNTSTGKVTGIVSSVGSKTISLTCTSSYGETSDLTVTFNVVSKLAPTNSPSNGSIIYEV